A segment of the Luteolibacter arcticus genome:
CGGCCGTCTGTGGGTTGATGCCGCGGGTGCGAATGCGATCGGTGACTCGGCCATCGTGGACGTCGGAGCCACGGCGAGCTTCCACATTTACCGCGGCGTCACCGAAACGATCGGGGGTCTGCAAGGCAGCGGCGAAGTGTGGGGGCGTGATTCGCTCACTACCCCCGTTGCCACCCTGGTGGTCGGCGGCGGTGACAAGACCGCCAGCTTCAGCGGCGTGTTGAAGCAAGACGTCACACCTCTCGCGATCACCAAGATCGGCACGGGCACCCAGACGTTTGCCGGAACGAATACCTACACCGGGGCAACCACCGTCGAAGGTGGCAGGCTTGCCGGCACAGGAGCCATCGGCTCGGATGTGACCGTGAAGTCGGGCGCGACGCTGGCACCTGGCGCGGGCGTGGGCACGATGGATGCGAAGGCGCTGACCTTTGAAACGGGATCGACGCTGCAGGTGGAGGTCAATAGCACCAGCGGCACCGCCGACAAGGTGGTGGCCCACGGTGCGGTCTCGCTCACCGGAGTCACTGCCGACTTCACCGAGGTCGGATCCGGCACTGTGGCCGCGGGCACCAAGCTGGTGATCCTCGACTACACCGGCCAGAGCCTCACCGGCATCTTCACGGGTCTTGCCGAAGGAGCTTCCGTAGTGATCGGCGCGAATTCCTTCACGCTTTCCTATGCGGACAGCTCGCGGGTCACGCTGACCATCCCGGGCGGTGGTTTCAGCTCGTGGGCGGCGGCGAATGCGCCGGGCCAGACGATGGCGATGGATCACGACCATGATGGCGTGGCCAATGGCATCGAATACTTCATGGGCGTGAATGGTTCCGCCTTCACCGCGAATCCCGCGATGAATGCCGCTCGTCTCATTTCCTGGCCGAAGGGTGCGGGCTACACCGGCGTGTATGGCACCGACTACGTGGTTCAAACCTCTATCAACCTCACCACCTGGGACGATGTGCTGGTTGGCGACGTGGTGATCGAGTCCGACAGCGTCGATTACACGCTGCCTACCGGTGGGTCGCCGAAGTTCATGCGCTTGAAGGTGACCGGTCCGTGATGCCTTGATGTCCATTTGCGAGTGGACCGGTCAGGCCCGACGCTGGGACTGGCCGGTCCGATCTCCCCCTTCTTTTTCTTTTCTCTGATCCATGATCCGTCTGCTCCATCCGCTGATTCCGCTCCTGATGCTGCCCGCCCTCGTGCAAGCCGTGCCGATCGCGTCCGATGACTTCGACTATCCGGCCGGAGGTGCGGCGCCAATGGATGGAGGCAGTGGCTGGGGCGAGCCGTGGAAGGCCTCGAATGGCACCACGGAAGCCGCGCTCAACCTCGCTGCCGGGAGCCTGGATCCGCTCGGCCAAGGGGGCTCCGGCAACAGCGTAGCGACCAATGGTAACGCCTACTTCCGCGCGCTCTCGGCCAGTGCCGCCACGGCGATCGCTGCGGAAAGCGCCGGCAATGGCGAGGTGTGGATTTCCTTCACCGCGCAGCAAGGAACTGCGGCCAGCGGCTTCGGCAGCATCAACCTGTGGAATGCGGGCTCGACCAACTTCACCGACGCGAATGCAAATTACTCGTTGATGCTCGGCCGAAACCAGTATGACCAGAATGACTGGAGCTGGACTGATGTGACCACCGTCGGCGCGGGCAGCCTCGGCAACGTGCCGGTGACTACCGCCGTGCGCTACGTGATGCGCCTTGATTACCAGGCGACGCAGACGGCGGCGACGATGTATGTATTCACGAATTCCTCGCAGGTCGGCGCGGACATCGCGTCGTCGACGCCGGCGACGAGTGTGCCGGGGAACATCGCGAATGGCTCGGGGAATCGCCCGGTCTTCGATCGCATCCGGCTGTCCGGGAACAATGGGATGATCTACGACTCGCTGCGCATTGGCACGACCTTCGGCGATGTGATGCCGGTCGCGGTGCCGGTCGCGCCGACGATCGCGAGCCACCCGGCTGCGGCCACGGCGTCCGAGTTTGGTAGCCACACCTTTTCCGTGCAGGCGAGCGGATCGCCGACCTTGACGTACCAATGGAAGAAGGGGACGCAGGTGTTGGAAGGTCAAACCAGCGCCACGCTCACGCTTTCGAATCTCTCCAGCACGGATGCCGGATCGTACTCGGTGACCGTGAGCAATGGCCAAGGCAGCGTGCCGAGCAATGGCGCGGCCTTGACGGTGGACGCCTATCCGCGCGATCTAACCGCGGCGTCGGGCTTGCTCTCGCGTTTGCTGCCAGGGCAGGCGGGCCGCTTCATCATCGAGTTCGTCGCTCCGGCGAATGGGATGGATGTGTTCGAGATCGAAGGCCGCGGCGAAAAGATCGTCCTGCGCGGCAATACCTCCGTCAGCGTGGCGTCCGCGCTGAACCGCTACCTGATGGATTTCTGCCATTGCCACGTCTCGCGCAATGGCGACCAGCTCGCCTTGCCCGCGCCGCTGCCGCTGGTGCCGGAAAAGCTGCGCGTGATCAGCCCGCACCGCGTGCGCTTCTTCTACAATCCGTGCACCTTCGGCTATACCAGCGCATGGTGGAACTGGAGCAAGTGGGAGCGGGAGATCGACATGCTGGCGCTGCAAGGCGTGAACGTCGCGCAGGTGACGCCGGGGATCGAGGAGGTCTTCCGCCGGACGTTGTGCGATCACTTCGGCTACACGGATGCCGAGGTGCGCGGCTGGCTGTGCCATCCCTCGCACTTGCCGTGGATGCTGCTTTCCAACATGCACAGCTTCGCCGGGCCGGTGTCTGACGGGCTGATCACGGGGCGTGTCACGCTGGGTCGCCAGATTTGCGACCGCATGCGCGCGCTGGGCATGGCACCGATGGTGCAGGGCTTCTACGGCATGGTGCCGCAGGATTTCAAAACCCGCTTCCCCGCCGCCGACGTGCGTGGGCAGGGAGGGTGGGCAGGCGGCTTCCAGCGGCCGAACATGCTCAATCCGACCGATCCGATTTTCGACACCTTCACGACGCACTACGCGCAGGCGCTGACCGAGGTCTATGGGCCGGTGAAGTTCGTGGCCGCGGATCCATTCCACGAGGGGGGTGATACTTCCGGCATCGACCTCGCCGCCGCGTCGCAGGCCGTGCTCGCCGGCATCAGCAAGGTGAACCCGCAGGCGACCTGGGTGCTCGAAGCATGGGGCGGGAATCCGATCCAGGCGATGCTGGATGCCGTGGACAAGCAGCGGCTGCTGGTACTCGATCTCAACTGCACGACCTCCGAGGGCTGGCGCAGTCGCAATGCCTTCAACCAAACACCGTGGGTGTGGTGCGCGATCATGAACTTCGGCGGCAACACCGGGATGGACGCCGCCTTGTCGAAGCTGGCCAGCATGCCCGCCGCCGCGCTGGCCGATCCCGCGCGCGGGCCGATGGCCGGCATAGGCATGGTGCCGGAAGGAAGCCACACCATTCCCGCGGCGTATGATCTCTTGTTCACGCACTCGTGGAGAGCGACCGCGCCGGACCTAACGAACTGGTCTCGCGATTATGCGCTGCGCCGCTATGGCGTCCGCCATGCCGCACTCGATGCTGCATGGGATCTGCGCCGCAAGACCACGGACAATCCCGGCGCGGGCGAGCAGGAGCCGCACAACTCGATCGTCTGTGCCCGTCCCGGCCTGAGCACCTCGCTGCGTGCCCGCACCTGGGCCAGCACCAACATTCCCTATCACGCGCCACAGCTTGCCACCGCATGGGGGAAAATGCTCGAAGCCGCGCCGCAGGCCGGGGCATCGGACGCCTATCGCTTCGACCTCGCTGATACCGCGCGCCAGGTGCTGTGCGATCTGGCCACGCGTCACCAGCGGATGCTGGCGAAGGCGAAAGCCGACAACAATGCCGCCGCGGTCCACATTCACGGCGACCGCATTCTTGAGATCATCGCGGATCTCGACACGCTGTGCGCCACGCGTCCCGACTGGCTGTTAGGCACATGGTTGTCCGACGCCCGTTCGTGGGGCGGCACCGCCGCGGAGAAGGATCTGTGTGAACGCAATGCCCGCCTCCTGCTCACCACCTGGGGGAACTCGGTCAGCGATCTCAACGACTACGCCAACCGCGAGTGGGCCGGCTTGCTCTCCGGCTTCTACCGTCCGCGCTGGCAGCAATTCCTCACCGCGCTCTACGCGTCGGTGGATCAGGGCACCGCCTTCAATGAAGGCACCGTGCGCTCGCAGATCGGCGCATGGGAACTTGCGTGGTCCAATGGCCACGAAGCTTATCCCACCACCACCACGGGTGACACCATCGAGGTCGCCGCGGCGCTGTGGGCGAAGTATGGTGCGGAAGCGGAAGGCAGCTTCGACCTTTCCTCAAACACGGTGAGCGGCACCTGGTCGCCAGCCGTGTGCTCGGCCTCGCCCGCGAAGTGGACCCGCCCCGCCGCCGAGATCAATCAGCCCGGCATCTGGTGTGTCACCTTTCAATACACCAGCGGCAGCCAAGCGCTGCAGATCCACGAGGTGGCCCTCCATGATGGCGCCACCCTGATCGAGCGAGACATCCACCCGGGCTGGACCGGCTGGGAAGCCTACGACAATCGCTATTACTTCCGCGTCGCCTCGATGCCTGCCGATCTATCTCTCGCCATCATTGCCAACGGCGCGGGTGGCACGAACTCCAATGGCACCATCACCGTGAGCCGCTGCGAGATGAGCGACATCGGCACTACTTGGACGCCGGCAGACTGCGCCACGACACGCCGCGTCTGGAGGATCGATGCCGGTACCTTGGTCAATGGCAATGGCCTCCATCAACTCGCCCTCACCCGAAGCGGAGGCGGCAGTGCGATCACGATCGACCGCGCGTGGACCGAACAAAATGGCACGATCCTCGCCGAGGTCGTGGCGGATGAAACGCTCGATGCCGCGAACTCAACGGCGAGCTGGACCTTGGATGTTGCGGGCTTGGTCGCCGGCCAGCCGGTCCACTTGTTTATCGCCACCGGCAGTGCGACCTCTGCTGGATCCAGTGGGACGCTCACTCTTTCCTCCCCTGCCAGCAGTGCGGCCGATCCGATGTCGTGGCAACGCTGGGCCAGTGAACTCGACCTGGATCCTGAGCAGCCCGATCTCGATAGTGACGGCGATGGGGTGGCGGATCTGATCGAGTTCCTGCAAGACTCCGATCCTGCCAAGCCCGATGCGACTCGCCCGCTGGCGCTTGAGGCTGGCCAGCTCTCACTGCAGCTTGCGAGTGATCGCACCGGCGCGGACGTCCGCATCGAAAGCAGCACCGACCTCGACGACTGGGCGGAGGACGAATCGCTGGTGTTCCTCGGCGAGTCCGAAGAGGCCGGCGAGATGCTGACCCGCATCTATCAGGTTCCGGGACCCGCTGTTCTTTCCCGCTACTTCCGGCTCCGCGCCACCCGGCTACCATGATCGCCGTTCATCCGAATCTTCACGAAGTCGAGCAGGCCAGCTCTCTGCAGCGGCGGCTTTACCGGACGCTGCGGGAGACGATGCGCGCCATGGCCGGTCGCATCAGCGGCGTGGCGAATTGGGAGGCGAAGAAGATGCTCGCCCGCCACATCTGGCTCGATGCTGAGCATGCAGAGGCCGTCCGCTCGCGCGTGCTCGAACTCCGCTTCCCGCGCGTGGACGTGGATTTGGAGGTGGACGCTGCCCTGATCCGGGTGCTCGAAAAGCTGCCTTCCACCTTATCCGACGAGGAGTTTCTCGGTGGGGTCTATCAGGTCATAAAGCCCGCCGTGCTCGCGGCGGTGGAGCGCTACTTGAAACAGAGCGATCCGCTCGATGACGCGCCGAGCCATCGCGTGCTCGCGATCGTAGCTACCGAGCTTCGGGATGAACTCGCCACCTTTGATGTGGGGTGGGCGAATCGTCCCGCCTCGGGCCGGAAGGCCGCGCAGCCGTGGTGCGAGTGGCTTGGTGAAGCGATCGGACACGCGGGCGGAATCTTCGGCCGCGACAGCGCAGCGCCATTGTTGGAGAGTGCGGGTTTTTCCGACCGGCCGCGCTACGAAATCGCTCCATCACCGGCGCGCGATCCCCGTTGGCTTCCAGCCGTGACCCAAGTGCCGCCGCGTCCGCCGCGGACGCCTCAAGAGCAGCAGGTGTGGGTGGCGATCGATCACGTCAACGAGCTGTGGGCGTGTGAGCTGCCGGCCGCGTTCATCTGGCACTATCCGGGCATGCCGTGGTCGCTTTATCGCGACACGGCGCGTTGGGCCTATGATGAAATGCGCCACGCGATGATGGGTGAACGGCGCTTGCTTGCCTATGGCTTCGAAGTCGGCATCGACGTGCCGATGGTGCCGGATCACTGGGTGGGCATCTGTGTGCGACGAGGCATGGAAGCGATGCTCCTCGCGGTCCACGGCCTCGAGCAGGGAGGACCGAAGTGGAAGGCGGCGCTCAAGGAGGAACTGTGGCGGATGGGCGATCCCTACAGCGCGCAGGATTGCGACTACGATTGGGCCGACGAAGCCGGCCACATCCGCTATGGCCAGGATTGGCTCAAGGCGATCTTTCCCGGCGCGCCGAA
Coding sequences within it:
- a CDS encoding alpha-N-acetylglucosaminidase TIM-barrel domain-containing protein, with amino-acid sequence MIRLLHPLIPLLMLPALVQAVPIASDDFDYPAGGAAPMDGGSGWGEPWKASNGTTEAALNLAAGSLDPLGQGGSGNSVATNGNAYFRALSASAATAIAAESAGNGEVWISFTAQQGTAASGFGSINLWNAGSTNFTDANANYSLMLGRNQYDQNDWSWTDVTTVGAGSLGNVPVTTAVRYVMRLDYQATQTAATMYVFTNSSQVGADIASSTPATSVPGNIANGSGNRPVFDRIRLSGNNGMIYDSLRIGTTFGDVMPVAVPVAPTIASHPAAATASEFGSHTFSVQASGSPTLTYQWKKGTQVLEGQTSATLTLSNLSSTDAGSYSVTVSNGQGSVPSNGAALTVDAYPRDLTAASGLLSRLLPGQAGRFIIEFVAPANGMDVFEIEGRGEKIVLRGNTSVSVASALNRYLMDFCHCHVSRNGDQLALPAPLPLVPEKLRVISPHRVRFFYNPCTFGYTSAWWNWSKWEREIDMLALQGVNVAQVTPGIEEVFRRTLCDHFGYTDAEVRGWLCHPSHLPWMLLSNMHSFAGPVSDGLITGRVTLGRQICDRMRALGMAPMVQGFYGMVPQDFKTRFPAADVRGQGGWAGGFQRPNMLNPTDPIFDTFTTHYAQALTEVYGPVKFVAADPFHEGGDTSGIDLAAASQAVLAGISKVNPQATWVLEAWGGNPIQAMLDAVDKQRLLVLDLNCTTSEGWRSRNAFNQTPWVWCAIMNFGGNTGMDAALSKLASMPAAALADPARGPMAGIGMVPEGSHTIPAAYDLLFTHSWRATAPDLTNWSRDYALRRYGVRHAALDAAWDLRRKTTDNPGAGEQEPHNSIVCARPGLSTSLRARTWASTNIPYHAPQLATAWGKMLEAAPQAGASDAYRFDLADTARQVLCDLATRHQRMLAKAKADNNAAAVHIHGDRILEIIADLDTLCATRPDWLLGTWLSDARSWGGTAAEKDLCERNARLLLTTWGNSVSDLNDYANREWAGLLSGFYRPRWQQFLTALYASVDQGTAFNEGTVRSQIGAWELAWSNGHEAYPTTTTGDTIEVAAALWAKYGAEAEGSFDLSSNTVSGTWSPAVCSASPAKWTRPAAEINQPGIWCVTFQYTSGSQALQIHEVALHDGATLIERDIHPGWTGWEAYDNRYYFRVASMPADLSLAIIANGAGGTNSNGTITVSRCEMSDIGTTWTPADCATTRRVWRIDAGTLVNGNGLHQLALTRSGGGSAITIDRAWTEQNGTILAEVVADETLDAANSTASWTLDVAGLVAGQPVHLFIATGSATSAGSSGTLTLSSPASSAADPMSWQRWASELDLDPEQPDLDSDGDGVADLIEFLQDSDPAKPDATRPLALEAGQLSLQLASDRTGADVRIESSTDLDDWAEDESLVFLGESEEAGEMLTRIYQVPGPAVLSRYFRLRATRLP
- a CDS encoding DUF455 family protein; this translates as MIAVHPNLHEVEQASSLQRRLYRTLRETMRAMAGRISGVANWEAKKMLARHIWLDAEHAEAVRSRVLELRFPRVDVDLEVDAALIRVLEKLPSTLSDEEFLGGVYQVIKPAVLAAVERYLKQSDPLDDAPSHRVLAIVATELRDELATFDVGWANRPASGRKAAQPWCEWLGEAIGHAGGIFGRDSAAPLLESAGFSDRPRYEIAPSPARDPRWLPAVTQVPPRPPRTPQEQQVWVAIDHVNELWACELPAAFIWHYPGMPWSLYRDTARWAYDEMRHAMMGERRLLAYGFEVGIDVPMVPDHWVGICVRRGMEAMLLAVHGLEQGGPKWKAALKEELWRMGDPYSAQDCDYDWADEAGHIRYGQDWLKAIFPGAPKSELIRRTQEEVALWKEWIAGTHRSGEHGYDAFLPRIEAKCAQMPGLANPEYFRPLGSSAATASYEAADSA